GTGAGACCGTGCAGCGAACGCGAGGCGCGCTCGTCGTTGGGGCGCGTGACCACCAGCGAACCGGCGTCGTCACGCGTGACCTCGATAGGGGTGGGGACAGTGTGCGTCAGGGTGCCCTTGGGGCCCTTGAACGTCACGACTGCTCCACTGATGTTGACTTCCACGCCGGCCGGGACCGGGACGGGGATTCTGCCGATACGAGACATGGCTAGCTCCTTTCCGTCTCGGGCTTACCAGACGTAGGCGAGGACTTCCCCACCCACGCCCTTCTTGGCGGCCTGCTTGTCGGTGAGGAGGCCAGAGGACGTGGACAGGATCGCCACGCCGAGGCCGCCGAGCACCTTGGGCAGGTTGGTGGACTTGGCATACACGCGCAGGCCCGGCTTGGACACGCGCTTGATGCCGGCGAGCGAACGCTCGCGGTTCGGGCCGTACTTCAGCTCGATGGTGAGGTTCTTGCCCACGCGGGCGTCCTCGACCTTCCAGCCCGAGATGTAGCCCTCGGCCTGGAGGATCTCCGCGATGT
The sequence above is a segment of the Cellulomonas chengniuliangii genome. Coding sequences within it:
- the rpsH gene encoding 30S ribosomal protein S8, yielding MTMTDPIADFLTRLRNANSAHHDSVTMPYSKLKSHIAEILQAEGYISGWKVEDARVGKNLTIELKYGPNRERSLAGIKRVSKPGLRVYAKSTNLPKVLGGLGVAILSTSSGLLTDKQAAKKGVGGEVLAYVW